From the Bacteroidia bacterium genome, one window contains:
- the alaS gene encoding alanine--tRNA ligase has product MTSSEIRQSFLDFFSGKQHRIVDSAPVVPHDDPTLLFTNAGMNQFKDVFLGTGSRDYLRAADTQKCIRVSGKHNDLEEVGRDTYHHTFFEMLGNWSFGDYYKREAISWAWELLTGVWKLPKDRLHATVYQDDDEAFGLWTELTDIDPAHVHRFAEKDNFWEMGETGPCGPCSEIHIDLTPDKSGGPLVNAGVPEVMEIWNLVFIQYNRDETGTLHELPKKHVDTGMGFERICAVLQGKTSNYDTDVFMPLIDAVASVTRQPYEEEHRQIAMRVIADHIRMLSFSIADGAMPGPDGRGYVLRRILRRAARFGRNLGMREPFLWQLVATLADTMGAVFPELVEKRSIIERVIRSEEESFNATLDRGLEIFEDIVDRTRLHGATVIAGEDVFKLYDTFGFPLDLTNLLAQERGLSIDENGFEALLARQKQRSRAVTKSKIVIPMANTQGELQFETLGDRTESQFVGYDTMGVDATVIGLHPEADLLYIMLDRTPFYIESGGQVSDGGLLTWKDVDATVRGLLKSDGTLVHVVEASPAFTPALGDVVHAEVDAHARRDTMRNHTATHLLHAALRQVLGTHVQQAGSLVDAEHLRFDFSHFEKISDEQLTEIEGLVNRHIFMGLPVRRHRDIPFEQAKTMGALMFFGDKYGDHVNVLEIPGFSMEFCGGTHVQNTAEIGLLKIVSEGSIASGTRRIEAVTGRGVMEYIVRLQAQLAEQRGREAELQERLRGLEKELGRLAVEQGSAEIDALIAGAERIGGSRLVIARMPITDADQLKALGDVLRERLGSGVGLLAADIEGKVQLVCVVTDDLVSKGVKAGSIVGPLAKKLGGGGGGRAHMATAGAKDVAALDAVLSEAPAIIREMMTA; this is encoded by the coding sequence ATGACATCCAGCGAAATACGACAGAGCTTTCTCGACTTTTTCTCCGGTAAACAACACCGCATCGTGGATTCCGCACCCGTTGTGCCCCATGACGATCCCACACTGCTGTTCACCAATGCGGGTATGAATCAGTTCAAGGATGTGTTTCTCGGGACGGGTTCACGCGACTATCTGCGCGCCGCCGACACACAAAAATGTATCCGCGTCTCGGGCAAACACAACGATCTCGAAGAAGTCGGTCGCGATACCTATCACCATACGTTTTTCGAGATGCTCGGCAACTGGAGCTTCGGCGACTACTACAAACGCGAAGCAATTTCGTGGGCCTGGGAACTGCTCACCGGAGTATGGAAGCTTCCGAAGGATCGCCTGCATGCGACGGTGTATCAGGACGACGACGAGGCCTTCGGGCTCTGGACCGAGCTGACGGATATTGATCCGGCGCATGTACATCGCTTCGCAGAAAAGGACAACTTCTGGGAAATGGGCGAGACCGGCCCGTGCGGCCCCTGCTCCGAAATCCATATCGACCTGACACCCGACAAAAGCGGCGGCCCTCTCGTGAACGCGGGTGTTCCGGAAGTGATGGAAATCTGGAATCTCGTATTCATCCAGTATAATCGCGACGAAACAGGGACGCTGCACGAGCTTCCGAAAAAGCATGTGGACACCGGCATGGGCTTCGAACGCATCTGCGCCGTGCTGCAGGGAAAAACCTCCAATTACGATACCGACGTCTTCATGCCGCTGATCGACGCCGTCGCAAGCGTGACCCGGCAACCCTACGAAGAGGAGCACCGGCAGATAGCCATGCGCGTCATCGCTGACCACATCCGCATGCTCTCCTTCTCCATTGCCGACGGCGCAATGCCTGGACCAGATGGCCGGGGCTATGTGCTTCGCCGCATTCTTCGTCGCGCAGCGCGCTTTGGCAGGAATCTGGGTATGCGCGAACCCTTCCTCTGGCAGCTGGTCGCGACGTTGGCGGATACCATGGGTGCTGTCTTTCCCGAACTCGTGGAAAAACGCTCCATCATCGAACGTGTGATCCGCTCCGAAGAGGAAAGCTTCAATGCCACACTCGACCGCGGGTTGGAGATTTTCGAAGATATCGTGGACCGTACCCGGCTGCATGGTGCGACAGTTATAGCGGGGGAGGACGTCTTCAAACTGTACGATACCTTCGGCTTTCCTCTGGACCTGACAAATCTGCTCGCGCAGGAACGCGGACTCTCTATCGATGAGAACGGGTTTGAGGCTCTCCTCGCCCGGCAAAAGCAGCGTTCCCGCGCCGTGACGAAAAGTAAAATCGTCATTCCCATGGCAAATACGCAGGGGGAACTGCAATTCGAAACCTTGGGCGACAGGACCGAAAGTCAATTTGTCGGATACGATACAATGGGCGTGGACGCAACCGTGATCGGCCTGCACCCCGAGGCGGATCTCTTGTACATCATGCTCGACCGTACGCCGTTTTACATCGAATCCGGTGGTCAGGTCAGCGACGGCGGGCTGCTCACCTGGAAGGATGTCGACGCAACAGTGCGCGGCTTGCTGAAAAGCGACGGTACGCTTGTGCATGTGGTCGAGGCCTCACCCGCATTCACTCCGGCACTCGGCGATGTTGTGCATGCTGAGGTGGACGCACACGCGCGTCGCGACACCATGCGCAACCATACCGCGACGCATTTGCTCCATGCGGCGCTTCGCCAGGTTCTGGGTACGCATGTGCAGCAGGCGGGCTCACTGGTTGATGCGGAACATCTGCGCTTCGATTTCTCTCACTTCGAGAAAATATCGGACGAGCAACTCACCGAAATTGAAGGTCTCGTCAACCGGCACATCTTCATGGGCCTTCCTGTGCGACGGCACAGGGACATTCCGTTCGAGCAGGCAAAAACCATGGGTGCGCTCATGTTTTTCGGAGACAAATACGGGGATCACGTCAATGTGCTCGAGATCCCCGGCTTCTCGATGGAATTCTGCGGTGGTACGCATGTGCAGAACACCGCGGAAATTGGTCTGCTGAAAATCGTCAGCGAGGGCTCCATCGCCAGCGGTACCCGGCGCATCGAGGCTGTGACCGGACGAGGAGTCATGGAGTATATTGTCCGGCTTCAGGCGCAACTGGCGGAACAGCGCGGCCGGGAAGCGGAACTGCAGGAGCGGCTCAGGGGACTGGAAAAGGAACTCGGCCGGCTCGCCGTCGAACAGGGCTCCGCCGAAATCGATGCGCTCATCGCCGGGGCGGAAAGGATAGGCGGAAGCCGCCTCGTGATAGCCAGAATGCCCATCACTGACGCCGACCAACTGAAGGCGCTCGGTGATGTCCTGCGCGAACGACTTGGCTCGGGAGTGGGTCTGCTTGCGGCCGACATCGAGGGCAAAGTGCAATTGGTGTGTGTCGTTACGGATGACCTTGTCTCCAAAGGTGTGAAGGCGGGCTCCATCGTCGGACCGCTGGCGAAAAAACTCGGTGGTGGCGGGGGAGGCCGCGCGCACATGGCGACCGCCGGCGCAAAGGATGTCGCAGCGCTCGATGCCGTTCTCTCCGAAGCACCCGCCATCATTCGAGAGATGATGACCGCATGA
- a CDS encoding ATP-dependent Clp protease adaptor ClpS, with the protein MSPLATPEIETDVTDGTDTGLPAKVILFNDNLHSFDEVIDQLMKAISCSHDKAEALAWEVHTRGKACVYTGDMNECLRVSHVLEEIALHTQIEY; encoded by the coding sequence ATGAGTCCGCTCGCTACACCGGAAATCGAAACTGATGTGACCGACGGCACCGATACCGGCTTGCCCGCAAAAGTCATTCTGTTCAATGACAATCTGCATTCCTTCGACGAGGTGATCGATCAACTCATGAAAGCGATTTCCTGCTCACACGACAAGGCGGAGGCGCTCGCCTGGGAAGTGCACACTCGCGGAAAGGCCTGCGTGTACACCGGCGATATGAATGAATGCCTGCGTGTGAGCCATGTACTTGAGGAAATCGCCCTGCACACACAAATCGAGTATTGA
- a CDS encoding S1 RNA-binding domain-containing protein, which produces MTNDPTTNETPEQLPEQEMAAEQTEASGITDTTAETPELQTGEALPSMANDEEASGDDAAATVAEEESFASPVEEAPVAEAPVAEEPVAEEPVAEAPVAEAPVAEAPVAEEPVAEAPVAEEPVAEEPVAEEPVAEEPVAEAPVAEEPVAEAPAAEATATESSDAVAAIGKRGKKKPGLSDEEAQPVWDELVGAYEQNAILPFMLLRSTKGGAICEYKGLEGFIPKSHFLIHGVAQQEEIDALIGKEIELMILELSDFVKRKYVCSRKKALRRARMLELKKNDIVEGVVTSLAPYGAFVDIGGIDGLIHISRMSKIRVEKPSDLLKVGQTVKVRIVEINEKEERLALSMKEFTTSPWSHAEEKFAPGLQLKGKVQNITDFGVYVQLEPGITGMVHISDLSWTSRVNHPSEVVKIGDEIEVKVLSVRTRDRRISLSLKETQPDPWPRLANVFPPDSEATGTVKQILDAGILVAMEHGLDCFVPKGKMGSRRGGKRGGPQQPSAPSYNVGDTVHLKVVEMDPQKHSFIGAIMRDESHESDRRRPEREQEYNLPRANPSDNAFRLGDIEGLQKLLNATAIADAAEATTAEAPAEEATVSEAAVEEAPVAEEAPVAEEAPAAEEAPVAEAPVAEAPVAEEAPAAEEAPAAEEAPAPEEAPVAEEAPVAEEAPAAEEAPSDEATSTPEGQDEETNPQA; this is translated from the coding sequence ATGACGAACGACCCGACCACCAACGAGACTCCCGAACAACTGCCGGAGCAGGAAATGGCTGCAGAGCAGACGGAAGCAAGCGGGATCACCGACACGACCGCGGAGACTCCTGAACTGCAGACAGGAGAAGCACTGCCCTCCATGGCAAACGATGAGGAAGCCTCCGGAGACGATGCCGCAGCGACCGTGGCGGAAGAGGAATCGTTCGCCTCACCGGTAGAAGAAGCGCCTGTCGCAGAAGCGCCTGTCGCAGAAGAGCCTGTCGCCGAAGAGCCTGTCGCAGAAGCGCCTGTCGCAGAAGCGCCTGTCGCAGAAGCGCCTGTCGCCGAAGAGCCTGTCGCCGAAGCGCCTGTCGCCGAAGAGCCTGTCGCCGAAGAGCCTGTCGCCGAAGAGCCTGTCGCCGAAGAGCCTGTCGCCGAAGCGCCTGTTGCCGAAGAGCCTGTCGCCGAAGCGCCCGCTGCTGAAGCGACGGCTACCGAGAGCAGCGATGCGGTTGCCGCAATCGGCAAACGAGGCAAGAAAAAGCCCGGGCTCAGTGATGAAGAGGCGCAACCTGTATGGGACGAGCTGGTCGGCGCCTACGAGCAGAATGCCATCCTTCCCTTCATGCTGCTCAGGAGCACCAAAGGTGGCGCGATCTGCGAATACAAAGGACTTGAGGGTTTTATTCCGAAATCCCATTTCCTCATTCATGGCGTAGCCCAGCAGGAAGAGATAGACGCGTTGATCGGCAAGGAAATCGAGCTGATGATTCTCGAGCTCAGCGATTTCGTGAAACGCAAATACGTGTGCAGCCGGAAAAAAGCGCTACGCCGCGCACGCATGCTTGAGTTGAAGAAGAACGACATCGTCGAGGGCGTGGTGACCTCGCTGGCCCCGTACGGCGCATTCGTGGATATCGGCGGCATCGACGGACTCATTCACATCTCACGGATGAGTAAAATTCGCGTGGAGAAGCCCTCGGATCTCCTCAAAGTCGGCCAGACCGTGAAGGTCCGTATCGTCGAGATCAACGAAAAAGAAGAGCGTCTGGCTCTCAGCATGAAAGAATTTACCACGTCGCCCTGGTCGCACGCCGAGGAAAAATTCGCCCCCGGTCTTCAGCTCAAGGGGAAAGTGCAGAACATCACGGATTTCGGCGTGTACGTGCAACTGGAGCCCGGCATCACCGGTATGGTGCATATTTCGGATCTGTCGTGGACATCCCGCGTCAATCATCCCTCCGAAGTCGTCAAGATTGGCGATGAGATCGAGGTGAAAGTGCTGAGCGTCCGCACCCGCGACCGTCGCATCAGCCTCAGTCTCAAGGAAACGCAACCGGATCCCTGGCCACGCCTCGCCAACGTCTTCCCTCCGGATTCCGAAGCGACAGGTACGGTAAAGCAGATACTCGACGCGGGCATTCTGGTCGCCATGGAGCACGGCCTCGACTGCTTTGTTCCGAAGGGCAAAATGGGTTCACGCCGCGGCGGCAAGCGCGGAGGCCCCCAGCAGCCGTCGGCACCCTCATACAATGTCGGCGACACTGTGCATCTCAAGGTTGTGGAAATGGATCCGCAGAAGCACAGCTTCATCGGCGCGATCATGCGCGACGAAAGCCATGAGTCGGATCGTCGCCGTCCGGAACGCGAACAGGAGTATAACCTTCCGCGCGCAAATCCTTCCGACAACGCCTTCCGTCTTGGCGACATTGAAGGCCTGCAAAAGCTCCTGAATGCCACGGCTATCGCTGACGCCGCCGAAGCAACGACGGCCGAGGCCCCTGCCGAAGAAGCCACTGTCTCAGAGGCAGCGGTCGAAGAAGCGCCCGTCGCCGAAGAAGCGCCCGTCGCCGAAGAAGCGCCTGCCGCCGAAGAAGCGCCCGTCGCCGAAGCGCCCGTCGCCGAAGCGCCCGTCGCCGAAGAAGCGCCTGCCGCTGAAGAAGCGCCTGCCGCTGAAGAAGCGCCTGCCCCTGAAGAAGCGCCTGTCGCTGAAGAAGCGCCTGTCGCTGAAGAAGCGCCTGCCGCTGAAGAAGCACCTTCGGACGAAGCGACATCAACGCCGGAAGGACAGGACGAGGAAACGAATCCTCAGGCCTGA
- a CDS encoding DUF493 domain-containing protein, with protein sequence MEFPNRRLNRDELLQVIRDHHVLPGMYPMTVIARAGSAFYATLHLLLEELQGEGSFRIEERASSKKNFSSFRVEIYVESAETALYRRERISELDGVLMLL encoded by the coding sequence ATGGAATTTCCCAATAGACGACTCAATCGCGACGAACTCCTTCAGGTGATTCGTGACCACCATGTACTTCCAGGCATGTACCCGATGACGGTTATCGCGCGTGCAGGCAGCGCCTTCTACGCAACGCTGCATCTGTTGCTCGAAGAATTGCAGGGAGAGGGTAGCTTCCGCATTGAGGAGAGGGCCTCTTCGAAAAAGAATTTTTCTTCCTTCCGTGTCGAGATTTACGTGGAATCGGCCGAAACGGCATTGTATCGCCGTGAGCGCATCTCGGAACTCGACGGTGTGCTGATGCTCCTGTAG
- a CDS encoding geranylgeranylglyceryl/heptaprenylglyceryl phosphate synthase, whose translation MTQPPAVYNTLFSAFQEGKKQLFVLIDPDKADMESLPGFVAEAEHAGVDGFLVGGSLALLPRFEDTLRHIKIAATRPVIIFPGGVHQISALADAILFLSIVSGRNPEQLIGQHVIAAPMVRELGLEAISTAYMIISSNTVTSTEFMSYSKPIPRQKPEIAAAHAMAAEMLGMKLIYLEAGSGAEQTVPNDMIRMVSAMVDVPVIVGGGIARPELAAEKAAAGAAIVVIGNHFEDERNRAQLRDFAEAVHAGPARSITEV comes from the coding sequence ATGACACAGCCCCCGGCAGTGTATAACACTCTTTTTTCCGCCTTTCAGGAAGGAAAAAAGCAGCTGTTTGTCCTGATCGATCCGGACAAGGCAGACATGGAGTCGCTGCCCGGATTTGTTGCCGAAGCGGAACACGCCGGCGTGGACGGTTTTCTCGTCGGCGGTTCTTTGGCACTCCTGCCGCGTTTCGAAGACACGTTGCGGCACATAAAAATCGCCGCCACGCGTCCGGTGATCATTTTTCCCGGTGGCGTGCATCAGATATCCGCACTCGCGGATGCGATACTCTTCCTCTCTATTGTCAGCGGCCGCAATCCCGAGCAACTCATTGGTCAGCATGTTATTGCCGCACCCATGGTGCGCGAGCTGGGGCTGGAAGCGATTTCCACCGCGTACATGATCATCTCCTCGAATACGGTGACGTCCACCGAGTTCATGTCGTACTCCAAACCCATACCGCGACAGAAACCCGAAATTGCCGCCGCGCACGCCATGGCCGCGGAAATGCTGGGCATGAAACTGATCTATCTCGAGGCCGGCAGCGGCGCAGAGCAGACGGTGCCGAATGATATGATCCGGATGGTGAGCGCCATGGTGGATGTTCCGGTTATCGTCGGAGGTGGCATCGCCAGGCCGGAACTGGCCGCGGAAAAAGCGGCCGCCGGTGCCGCGATCGTCGTCATTGGAAATCACTTCGAAGATGAGCGTAACCGCGCGCAGCTCCGCGACTTCGCCGAAGCCGTCCATGCGGGACCGGCGCGCAGCATCACTGAGGTCTAG
- the pepF gene encoding oligoendopeptidase F produces the protein MSNTQPLSVTLPTRDEADPANTWRLEALYSSLEAWEEDFGHLDELIAKLDQFRGTLGESGETLLAWFRFADTLNVLAGKVGNYAFRRFDENTANTLYQGLTDRVMSQHTRMSAATAWVVPELLEIPPERVSTFLAEVPDLRIYEHHLDEVLRMRAHVLSQREEELLALSLEATGAAANIFGMFNDADIRFGTIQNEDGTDVEVTKGRYIQLQESHHRQVRKAAFDALYGAYAGWKNTLAAMLNSQVKREMFYARARGYESTLHMALYEDNIPAAVYDNVVSTVNDNLAPLHRAMELRRRVLGLEHVRPWDLYLPLGGDMQLSIPWEDARRMVGEALAPLGADYVRDLTEGLHGGWIDVYENQGKTSGAYSAWTYGAHPFVLMNYTNTLKDVFTLAHEMGHSMHSYYTWKAQPPVYGGYTIFCAEVASTCNELLLVRHLLDTRPEAEVRANILLHHIDTIRGTVYNQALFAEFERFIHREAEEGRPLTVDLMSGKMEELYVRYYGPAFQTDPLFALNWARIPHFYRSFYVFQYATGLAAAAAISQRILEEGDAAMRRYRDFLASGSSKYSIELLKLAGVDMTSPDPIAATARLMDSLLDEAEALLP, from the coding sequence ATGAGCAATACACAACCGTTGTCTGTAACTCTGCCAACACGGGACGAGGCCGATCCCGCCAACACATGGCGCCTCGAAGCACTGTACTCCTCCCTTGAGGCCTGGGAGGAGGACTTTGGGCATCTTGACGAACTGATCGCGAAGCTGGATCAGTTCCGCGGAACGCTCGGGGAATCCGGCGAAACGCTGCTCGCATGGTTTCGCTTCGCCGATACCTTGAATGTGCTCGCCGGAAAGGTGGGAAATTACGCGTTTCGACGCTTCGACGAGAACACCGCAAATACGCTGTACCAGGGATTGACCGACAGAGTTATGTCGCAGCACACCCGCATGAGCGCGGCCACCGCGTGGGTGGTGCCGGAACTGCTGGAAATTCCACCCGAGCGTGTTTCCACATTTCTCGCCGAAGTTCCGGACCTCCGTATCTACGAACACCATCTTGATGAAGTGCTGCGTATGCGGGCGCATGTGCTCTCACAGAGAGAGGAAGAGCTGCTCGCGCTGTCGCTCGAAGCCACCGGCGCTGCAGCAAATATTTTCGGCATGTTCAACGACGCCGATATCCGCTTCGGTACGATACAGAACGAGGATGGGACGGACGTCGAGGTGACGAAGGGTCGGTACATACAGTTGCAGGAATCCCACCACCGGCAGGTGCGCAAAGCCGCGTTCGACGCTCTGTACGGCGCCTATGCCGGCTGGAAAAATACACTCGCGGCGATGCTCAACAGTCAGGTGAAACGGGAAATGTTCTACGCCCGCGCCCGGGGATATGAATCCACATTGCATATGGCGCTGTACGAGGACAATATCCCGGCTGCCGTATACGACAACGTCGTCAGCACCGTCAACGACAATCTCGCGCCATTGCACAGGGCGATGGAGTTACGTCGACGTGTTCTCGGTCTGGAACATGTCCGGCCCTGGGATCTGTACCTTCCGCTGGGTGGGGATATGCAGTTGTCCATTCCATGGGAAGACGCCCGGAGAATGGTTGGTGAAGCGCTCGCGCCCCTCGGCGCGGATTACGTACGGGACCTCACTGAAGGCTTGCACGGCGGGTGGATAGACGTGTACGAGAATCAGGGGAAAACCTCCGGTGCGTATTCGGCCTGGACCTACGGCGCCCATCCGTTCGTCCTGATGAACTACACGAACACGTTGAAAGACGTTTTCACGCTCGCGCATGAAATGGGACACTCCATGCACTCGTACTACACGTGGAAAGCGCAGCCGCCGGTGTACGGGGGCTATACGATTTTCTGTGCGGAAGTCGCTTCCACCTGTAATGAATTACTGCTCGTGCGTCACCTCCTCGATACACGTCCGGAAGCGGAAGTCCGTGCGAACATCCTTCTCCACCACATTGACACGATTCGCGGCACGGTGTACAATCAGGCTTTGTTCGCCGAGTTCGAGCGCTTTATTCACCGCGAAGCGGAGGAGGGGAGACCGCTGACCGTGGATCTCATGAGCGGGAAAATGGAGGAATTGTATGTCCGCTACTATGGCCCGGCGTTTCAAACGGATCCGCTGTTCGCTCTTAACTGGGCGCGTATTCCGCATTTTTACCGGAGCTTCTACGTCTTCCAATACGCCACCGGGCTTGCAGCGGCGGCGGCGATTTCGCAGCGGATACTGGAGGAAGGTGATGCGGCCATGCGGCGATATCGCGACTTCCTCGCCTCAGGCAGCTCGAAATACTCCATCGAGCTGCTGAAGCTCGCTGGTGTGGATATGACGTCTCCCGATCCTATCGCGGCTACGGCGCGTCTCATGGATTCCCTCCTGGACGAGGCCGAAGCGCTGTTGCCGTAA